A window from Anser cygnoides isolate HZ-2024a breed goose chromosome 1, Taihu_goose_T2T_genome, whole genome shotgun sequence encodes these proteins:
- the CD96 gene encoding T-cell surface protein tactile: MGRWFLLVLCLLSARSAAGQAGDVIAHTEVVHALPGTDVTLLCTFPKPQFTYIVQAQWSKTDDNRLSRIAVHHPTLGTHYFEFLETCSNFSVSFSTRKCCNWDINETMCFPDLNSSSECQQWALHLRNVTISLSGQYECSFATYPYGTKAAKIQLIVKAEEEQHYVKEVQLSQTLEIPCLENTTSANLSNYPLKWVVEENGKKEELITKEPSRPEVYGNGSVLYGRRVHLGLNNALKIFPTKITDDGKVFSCHVVYHPERIRKSSTTVRVFAYPEISASLQEGPAGTSQKPNVSCIVRNAFPKPSIVWYVDRATLMEQSEEISVEQEDSQDSDGFYQLRSMLMLQGTHQAHTTFSCVCLFPFLRNETWNISSEEISISFDNTSNEASSQAFTNMASEDLGNSALTSAVMTTSEHQFTSLASPDFTTRASLAHASTTQGEMISAPETKSYTSITAFRENVTTAYLNDSTTESPKSLKNATRSSEDTTPVHSNMSFSITDQPVSATRWKGFFTTIPLVNSTGNVKNTEASRFPWPTVVAIMLLFCSFLIVLGIRKWCQYQKEIMNRPPSFKPPPPPIKYTSMVESDGTPPSYHELENL; encoded by the exons ATGGGAAGATGGTTCCTCCTCGTCCTTTGCTTGCTGTCTGCACGCAGCGCTGCAG gCCAAGCTGGAGATGTCATTGCACACACAGAGGTGGTCCACGCTTTGCCAGGTACCGACGTGACCCTGCTGTGCACCTTCCCCAAACCACAGTTCACCTACATAGTACAGGCACAGTGGTCCAAGACCGATGACAACCGTCTGTCCAGAATAGCTGTTCATCACCCCACTTTGGGCACCCATTACTTCGAATTTCTTGAGACTTGTTCCAACTTTTCCGTGTCGTTCAGCACCAGGAAGTGCTGCAACTGGGACATTAATGAGACCATGTGTTTTCCTGACTTAAACTCCTCATCTGAATGCCAGCAGTGGGCTCTGCACTTGAGAAATGTTACCATCTCCCTCAGCGGGCAGTATGAGTGCAGTTTTGCTACTTACCCATATGGGACAAAGGCTGCAAAAATTCAACTTATCGTCAAGGCAGAAG AGGAGCAGCATTACGTGAAGGAAGTGCAGTTAAGCCAGACTTTAGAAATTCCATGCCTTGAGAACACAACCTCAGCAAACTTGTCCAATTACCCTCTGAAGTGGGTAGTG gaggaaaatggaaagaaagaggaacttATAACCAAGGAGCCCTCCCGTCCTGAGGTGTATgggaatggcagcgtgctgtaCGGACGGAGAGTCCACCTGGGTCTGAATAATGCTCTAAAGATTTTTCCCACCAAAATCACTGATGATGGCAAGGTGTTTTCTTGCCATGTGGTCTACCACCCAGAGAGGATCCGGAAGAGCAGCACCACCGTGAGAGTGTTCG cctACCCTGAAATCTCTGCTAGCCTGCAGGAGGGCCCAGCTGGCACCTCACAGAAG CCTAATGTGAGCTGCATTGTGAGGAACGCATTTCCCAAGCCAAGCATCGTGTGGTATGTGGACCGAGCAACACTGATGGAGCAGTCTGAAG aaattTCTGTTGAACAAGAAGACTCACAAGACAGTGATGGTTTCTATCAGCTGAGATCTATGCTAATGTTACAAGGGACCCACCAGGCACATACAACATTCTCGTGTGTATGTCTGTTTCCCTTCCTCAGGAATGAAACATGGAATATTTCATCAGAAGAAATATCTATTTCTTTTG ACAATACATCTAATGAAGCCTCATCCCAAGCATTTACCAACATGGCTTCAGAAG ACCTTGGAAATTCAGCACTTACATCGGCTGTCATGACTACCTCAG AGCATCAGTTTACATCTTTGGCCTCCCCAGATTTCACAACTCGAGCAAGTTTGGCTCATGCTTCCACAACACAAG GAGAGATGATTTCTGCCCCAGAGACAAAAAGCTATACCAGCATCACAGCATTCAGAGAGAATGTGACAACAGCAT ATTTGAATGATTCCACCACTGAATCCCCAAAGAGCCTCAAGAATGCAACGCGCTCATCTGAGGATACAACCCCTGTGCATA GTAACATGTCCTTCAGCATAACAGACCAGCCCGTTTCAGCTACCAGATGGAAAGGTTTCTTTACCACCATCCCACTGGTCAATAGTACTG GCAATGTGAAGAATACAGAAGCCAGTCGCTTCCCCTGGCCAACGGTGGTAGCGATCATGctcctcttctgcagctttctgatAGTGTTAGGCATCAGGAAATGGTGTCAGTACCAAAAAGAGAT TATGAACAGACCTCCATCTTTCAAGCCACCGCCACCTCCCATAAAGTACACATCTATGGTAGAGTCTGATGGGACTCCCCCATCCTACCACGAACTGGAAAACCTGTAA